A section of the Nitrospiria bacterium genome encodes:
- a CDS encoding nucleotidyl transferase AbiEii/AbiGii toxin family protein, protein MLYEDVFRALAEKKIDYVVVGGVALVLHGVVRLTGDLDLFVRLEEANVLKFVAAMKELGYKPKVPVKAEDLADAARRRRWRTEKGMRVLSFYNPAKPMQLVDVFIDEPIPYSEAREGRKAFEAAGIRIPTVSVEHLKALKRISGRPQDLADIEALEAIEDD, encoded by the coding sequence ATGTTGTACGAAGATGTCTTCCGAGCGCTTGCCGAAAAGAAGATTGACTACGTGGTGGTGGGCGGCGTGGCCTTGGTCCTGCACGGCGTCGTCCGTTTGACGGGCGACCTCGACCTCTTCGTGAGGCTCGAGGAGGCCAACGTTCTGAAATTTGTCGCGGCCATGAAGGAGCTTGGATACAAGCCCAAGGTTCCCGTGAAGGCCGAGGATTTGGCCGACGCGGCTCGGAGGCGCCGGTGGCGGACCGAAAAGGGGATGCGGGTCCTCAGCTTTTATAACCCGGCGAAGCCGATGCAATTGGTCGACGTGTTCATCGACGAGCCGATTCCCTATTCGGAAGCCCGCGAAGGAAGGAAAGCGTTCGAGGCGGCCGGAATACGGATTCCGACGGTGTCGGTCGAGCATCTGAAAGCGTTGAAACGGATCTCGGGACGGCCGCAGGACCTGGCCGACATCGAGGCCCTGGAGGCGATCGAGGATGACTGA
- a CDS encoding DUF433 domain-containing protein, with protein sequence MSKTAASPKKNGETGTFARIVRDKSIMHGQPTIKGTRIPVSLIFDYLADGYSIKDILDRFPHLTPEDINEALRYGSNALQR encoded by the coding sequence ATGTCCAAAACAGCCGCCTCTCCCAAAAAAAACGGCGAGACCGGGACCTTTGCGAGGATCGTTCGTGATAAGAGCATCATGCACGGCCAACCGACCATCAAGGGCACGCGTATCCCCGTCTCTCTGATCTTTGATTACCTGGCCGACGGCTACTCGATCAAAGACATCCTCGACCGGTTTCCCCATCTCACACCGGAAGATATCAACGAAGCTCTCCGCTACGGCTCGAACGCTCTTCAACGATAA
- a CDS encoding SAM-dependent methyltransferase, which yields MNTVKRIIKKAFGLNPSPKDCFLSYHYQRHNQRRQEHLASLGLNIQGATVLEAGAGIGD from the coding sequence ATGAACACGGTCAAGAGAATTATAAAAAAAGCTTTTGGACTTAACCCTTCTCCAAAGGATTGTTTTCTTTCTTACCATTACCAACGCCACAACCAGAGAAGGCAAGAACATCTTGCCAGTTTGGGATTAAATATTCAGGGCGCTACGGTGCTTGAAGCTGGAGCAGGCATCGGAGATCA
- the asnB gene encoding asparagine synthase (glutamine-hydrolyzing) has product MCGIAGILKFGSPTAAEDLAAVRRMMNAQIRRGPDGEGLFRDERVVLGHRRLSIIDRSDAGRQPMSNEICVECGRGRGSVWVTYNGEIYNFQELRDELMNRGHLFRSKTDTEALVHGYAQWGIDGLLARLRGMFAFALYEASNLQPHASRLFLARDRFGIKPLYYHRDRERLIFASEVRALMKSRMVPDEKNVEALVRFLQLGSVPAPLTTVKDVLSVPAGHYLAVADDREELKPYWVLSTHLRRPPASNLQPSNVPISTTRSLLEDSVRRHLVGDVPLGLFLSGGIDSSSIAALAARFHYRPLATLSVVFDERDYDEAGYARLVAERYGTDHREVRLRAGDFHGELPRIFDAMDQPTIDGVNTYFVSKAAKEAGLTVVLSGTGGDEVFLGYDHFRKTATLERTRRFLGVLPLRARRTLIRAAIRAGLPSKASGREKLTYLDAPSDGNLYLLFRGLFAPRRIQDLLGISEAELGPYLSQPPTSTLKPPTPTSLLASFALFEFGHYLQNQLLKDIDIMSMAHSIETRVPFLDHRLVEYVAGLPDRVKLRRGVNKPLLVKALGADLPREVWKRPKMGFTFPFGEWMKERADELQARSLEQKIFDRRAVECVWDEFKKGRAHWSRPWALVTSQTFMTRRND; this is encoded by the coding sequence CGATCATCGACCGCTCCGACGCCGGCCGCCAGCCGATGTCGAACGAGATCTGCGTCGAGTGCGGGCGGGGCCGCGGAAGCGTCTGGGTGACCTACAACGGCGAGATCTATAATTTTCAGGAGCTCCGGGATGAATTGATGAACCGCGGGCATCTGTTCCGCTCGAAAACGGACACGGAGGCGCTGGTCCACGGCTACGCGCAGTGGGGCATCGACGGCCTGCTCGCGCGGCTCCGCGGCATGTTCGCCTTCGCGCTCTACGAAGCCTCCAACCTCCAACCTCACGCCTCACGCCTCTTTTTAGCCAGAGACCGTTTCGGGATCAAGCCGCTTTATTATCATCGCGATCGCGAGCGGCTGATCTTCGCCTCCGAAGTCCGGGCCCTCATGAAAAGCCGGATGGTCCCGGACGAGAAGAACGTCGAGGCCCTGGTCCGCTTCCTTCAGCTCGGGTCCGTGCCGGCGCCGCTGACGACGGTCAAGGATGTCCTGTCCGTTCCGGCCGGACATTACCTCGCGGTCGCCGACGACCGCGAGGAGCTGAAACCGTACTGGGTTCTTTCCACGCATCTTCGCCGTCCTCCGGCCTCCAACCTCCAGCCTTCGAACGTTCCGATCTCGACCACCCGCTCGCTTCTCGAAGATTCCGTCCGCCGTCACCTCGTCGGCGACGTGCCGCTCGGGCTGTTTTTAAGCGGCGGGATCGATTCGTCCTCGATCGCCGCGCTGGCCGCGCGCTTCCATTACCGGCCGCTCGCCACGCTCTCGGTCGTTTTCGACGAACGGGACTACGACGAGGCCGGCTACGCCCGTCTCGTCGCGGAGCGATACGGGACGGACCACCGGGAAGTGCGGCTTCGCGCCGGGGACTTTCACGGCGAGCTCCCCCGGATCTTCGACGCGATGGACCAGCCGACCATCGACGGCGTCAACACCTACTTCGTGTCGAAGGCCGCCAAGGAAGCCGGACTGACCGTCGTGCTCTCCGGGACGGGAGGCGACGAGGTCTTTCTCGGCTACGACCATTTCAGGAAGACCGCGACGCTGGAGCGGACGCGCCGCTTTCTTGGCGTCCTTCCGCTCCGTGCGCGGAGAACGTTGATCCGCGCGGCGATCCGCGCCGGGCTGCCGTCGAAGGCCTCCGGACGGGAGAAACTGACTTATCTGGACGCGCCGTCCGACGGGAACCTGTACCTCCTCTTCCGCGGCCTCTTCGCCCCGCGCCGGATTCAGGATCTGCTTGGGATAAGCGAAGCGGAGCTGGGGCCGTACCTTTCTCAGCCTCCAACCTCCACCCTCAAGCCTCCGACGCCCACATCGCTTCTCGCTTCCTTCGCCCTCTTCGAGTTCGGCCATTATCTCCAGAACCAATTGCTCAAGGACATCGACATCATGAGCATGGCCCATTCCATCGAGACCCGCGTGCCGTTTCTGGATCACCGGCTGGTGGAATACGTGGCGGGCCTTCCCGACAGGGTGAAGCTCCGGAGAGGCGTCAACAAGCCGCTTCTCGTCAAAGCGCTCGGCGCGGACCTTCCCCGGGAAGTCTGGAAGCGTCCCAAGATGGGATTCACCTTTCCGTTCGGGGAGTGGATGAAAGAGCGGGCGGACGAGTTGCAAGCGAGAAGCCTCGAGCAGAAAATTTTCGACCGGCGGGCCGTGGAGTGCGTTTGGGATGAATTCAAGAAGGGCCGGGCGCATTGGTCGAGGCCGTGGGCGCTGGTGACGAGTCAAACCTTCATGACGCGAAGGAACGATTAG
- a CDS encoding DUF5615 family PIN-like protein, with amino-acid sequence MRFLIDECVSPTTVQMLRNLGHDVVDIKELNRFGIQDSEIYRTACREKRVIFTTDKGFRAFNPARCGGIIISTIRPNTPLRYEPRLKHLLTATRLDELTGALILLEEKRHRFIKR; translated from the coding sequence GTGCGTTTTTTGATCGACGAGTGTGTCTCGCCCACAACCGTCCAAATGCTCCGAAACCTGGGCCACGACGTTGTGGATATTAAAGAACTGAACCGTTTCGGAATTCAAGATTCCGAAATCTATCGCACCGCCTGTCGGGAAAAGCGGGTCATCTTCACGACCGACAAAGGCTTTCGCGCGTTTAACCCGGCTCGTTGCGGCGGGATCATTATCTCCACGATCCGGCCCAATACTCCGCTGCGATACGAACCCCGCCTTAAACATCTTCTGACCGCCACCCGCCTCGATGAGTTGACCGGCGCACTGATCCTCCTCGAAGAGAAGCGGCACCGATTTATTAAACGTTAG